The following DNA comes from Bacteroidales bacterium.
CGGACAAACTATATCTCCTCCTCTGTTTGGATTTATATTGAATTTTTCAGATCTTGGAACCGTGTTTTTTATTGCCGCATTGTTGACTTTGCTCCCGTTTGGCTTTACATTGGTTATTCGTTTTGTTTACAGGAAAATATGACCGTTGTTTTTACCGGGTAATATATATGTTCACTTTTTATTGATAGAAAGTTGATTGTTAAATTTGTATTTCTCTCACGTTTGGTTTATTTTGTTCATTTTATTATAAACCAATAAATAAATTTAATTATGAATACCAGGCATTTATTCCTTTTAGTAATTTTTACGATTTTCAGTGTTTTGGCTCAAGCCCAGGAAAACGATGAGGATACGGTCAAAAACTGGAAAATAGGAGGCACAGGATCTCTAACCTTCTCTCAGGTTTCCTTTCAAAATTGGGCTGCCGGCGGTGAAAATTCTTATTCTTTAAATGGTTTTGTCAGCATGAATGCCAATTATAAGAGAGATAGATTAAGCTGGGAGAATTCGCTGGATATGGGGTATGGAATAGTCAGACAATCAGCCCTGGGCGTTAGGAAAAGTGATGATAAGCTGGAAGTGATGTCCAAATATGGATATAAAACCTCTTCCAACTGGTATTACAGCGGTTCATTTAATTTTAAGACCCAGTTCGATAAAGGTTACAAATACAATGAGGAAGAAGGTACCAAACAGCAAATTGCAGATTTTATGGCTCCGGCTTATACTTTGCTGTCCATAGGTATGGATTATAAGCCCAGTGATGCTTTCTCTTTAATGATATCGCCAGTTACCGGGAAAACCACGTTTGTGCTCGATGATAGCTTGTCCAGCAGAGGTGCATTTGGGGTAAAAGAAGGGAAAAAAATACGAAATGAGTTTGGTGGTTTTTTCAAGATAACATATAATCAGGACATCTGGGAAAACGTAACCCTTAATACCAAACTCGATTTATTTTCCAATTACCTGAAAGCCCCCCAAAACGTGGATGTAAACTGGCAAGTGTTGATTTCTATGAAAGTGAATGAATATCTGTCCGCCAACCTTAATACAACCCTGATTTACGATGATGATATCAATTATGTCAATGAAGAGGGTGTAGTGATGGGTCCACGGACACAGTTCAAGGAGGTTTTCGGAGCCGGGTTGTCTTATAAGTTTTAAAAAGAAGCTGAAGCACCATTTCATTTATGGAAAAATGGGTTACCATATTAACATTTAAGCACTCTACTGAAGCGCATTTGATTAAAACAAAGCTTGAATCACAGGGCATCCGTGTATTTCTTAAAAATGAATACACTGCTCAACTGGTTCCACATGCCTCTGAGCCTGCCAGTCCGATCAAAATGCGGATTCTTGAGAATGATGTTGATGAGGCGGTGAAAATATTGAAGGAGGGTGGTCATTTATCTGTAGAAAAGGAAGAGCCTCCCCGCAGTGCTTTAATACGTTCCATCGATGTTGTAACAGGAACGATTCCCGGTTTTCGCAATCAGCCACTCAAGCTTCGGGTAATACTGGCGGTTGCCATAGTATTGGTAATACTTGTGGTGATTTATTCGCTGCTTGCATTACCCGCCTCAGTCTGATTTTTCATCCTGCTTCTTATCTGAATCCCCTTTCTTTCTTAGCAAAAACAATCCGAGCAGGGTGAAGAATCCATTGACGATTAAGATTTCGAAGCCGAACTGGTATCCGTTGAAAAGGGTTTCCGAATTATAGCTAAGAATGCCGCAAATTATAGGGGAAAGTACCGCAACCACAGGAACCCATTTATCCCGAACTTTGTATTTTGTAAAAAGGCCAAAGGTATATAGCCCCAGCAGGGGACCATAGGTATATCCTGCCACCGTGAACAAGGCTGATATTACTGCCCTGTCATTGATTGCATTAAAGATAAGGATGATGATGACCAAAGCAATTGACATCCCTACATGCACTTTCTTTCTGAGGCGTTTGAGCGGTTTTTCTTTCATGCCTTTGGTGTTAAGGATATCTACGGTAAAGGAGGTGGTAAGGGCAGTGAGTGCTGAATCTGCGCTTGAATAAGCGGCGGCTACAATACCGATAAGGAAGAATATTCCTACTGCCGGAGTTAAATACCCCTGTGTGGCAATGATGGGAAACAGGTCATCTGACTGGTCGGGTAGGGGTATGCCTTCTCTTTTGGCATAGATGATCAGTAAGGCCCCCAAAGACATGAACATGAGATTCACCGGAATCAAAGCGATGCTGAACCAGTACATGTTCTTTTTTGCCTCTTTTATGTTACGGCAGCTCAGGTTCTTTTGCATCATATCCTGGTCAAGGCCTGTCATGGTAATGGCAATAAATGCTCCTGAAAGGAATTGCTTGATGAAATGGTATTCATTGTTCCAGTTCTCAATGAAAAATATCCTGGAATAAGTGCTGTCAGAAATGGTATGTACCATATCCGAAAAGTTCATGTTCAGTTCCTGGGTGATCATGTAAACTGTGATACCCACAGCAGTGAGCATGAATAAGGTCTGGAGGCTATCGGTCCAGATAATGGTGCGAATACCACCCTTAAAAGTATAAAGCCAGATCAGCAGGATGGTAATCACAACTGTAGCTTCGAAAGGTATGTTCCATTGGTTGAAAAGGGTTATTTGCAGTACGTTGGCAATAATGAAAAGACGGAAGGCAGCTCCTATTGTTCTGGAAAGCATAAAGAAAGATGCTCCTGCTTTGTAGGAGCTTTTGCCAAAGCGTGTTTCCAGATAGGTGTATATAGAAGTGAGGTTTAATCTGTAGTACAGGGGCATTAGTACATTGGCAATGGTAAAATATCCAAGAAGATATCCCAGAACAATCTGCATGTAGGAGAAACTGCTCTCCATCACGTATCCGGGGACAGATATGAAGGTTACCCCGGAAAGGGTAGCACTTATCATGCCGAATGCTACGATGTACCAGGGAGATTGGCGGTTGCCCAGAAAGAAGGTCAAATTGGTGGCGTTCTTGCTGGTAATGTAGGAAATAACCAATAGCAGGGCAAAATATCCGATGATGATGGTGAGCACTGTTGTTGGATGCATGGCCTGTAATTTGTAAATTAAAACCTATAGAAGGGCACAAGAATAATAAAAAAACAGTAAAACAAAGATGAGGAATGTAATAATTTATGATGATCAATAAAGCTAAAAAAACTGGTAGCCTTACTTTGACCAGAGTATTAAAAACCTGACCGGGATATGGGATGAAAACTATGAAAAGTTATCTCCTGTATTTAACAGGATATTTTTAATTTTGAGCTAAAAATTTCGGAGGATTACATGGAGCTTGAAAATTTTTCTTCCAAACTGTTGAAGGAAGCTGTGGACGAATTCGCCAAACTCCCGGGTATTGGAAGAAAGACAGCATTAAGGCTGGTCTTGCACTTGTTGAACCGGGAAAAAGAGGAAGTGAATCAGTTTGGGAATACCATCATCAAACTGCGTAGTGAGATAAAAAGGTGTAAATCATGTAACGTGATCTCAGATAATGAACTTTGCCCCATTTGTTCCGATAGCAACCGGGATCATTCATTGGTCTGTGTTGTTGAAAACAGCAGGGATGTGATGGCTATAGAGAGTACCCATCAATATCAGGGTATTTATCATGTGCTGGGAGGTATCATCTCTCCCATGGATGGTATAGGACCAGGTGATTTAAATATTGAAAATTTACATAACAAAATTGAGGATAAAACCGTACAAGAGATCGTGCTTGCATTAAGTACAACTATGGAAGGAGATACGACAAATTTCTTTCTTTATAAAAGGTTCAGGGATTACCCGGTTAAGATAACCACTATTGCCAGGGGAATATCTGTCGGTAATGATCTGGAGTTTGCCGATGAGTTGACTTTAGGTAAATCTATCGTTAACAGGACCTTATTTGAAAATACTTTGTCGTCGCAATAACAACAAAAAATCAATACATTGAATTTATGGATTGGAATCGTGTCAGATACATTGCTATATGTTTTTTTATCGGATTATTTTCATTGAGTTATCACGCATACTCCCAGAATGCTAATGCTATAGATTCTCTCATTGAAATGGGCGATGACATGGTGGACATGGAAGATTATAAAGCAGCGGAAGATAAGTACGATCAGGCGCTTGATATAAACGAAAACTATGTCCTTGCTTTAAAAGCTAAGATAAGGGTGTTGCTTCTGAGGGAGAAATATAACAGGGCACGAAGACTGGCTGAAAATTCGTTGGAAACGCATAAAGATCAACCTGCTTTTTATTTATATCTCGGGGAAGCATCAATTGGCAGAGAGCGTTATGAGGAGGCTATGGATCATTTGAATGATGCATTGGAAATTGTTGATGACACGGATTCGAAATTGTTGAACAGAATTTATGTTAACCTGGGGGCGGCGTATCAAAAACAGAATAATTTTGAAGAGGCCCTGAACCATTATTCAAAAGCACTGGATATTGATCAGACCAACCCCAATGTATTTTTATACCGGGGAAATTTGTATTATAAAAGGGAAGCGTATGAAGATGCCCTGGCCGATTTTAAAAAGGTTTTGGAGCTTGATCCCAACAACCATTTAGCCCAATACAATCTTGGGATGTGTTATTTCAGGCAGGGGGATAAATTAAATGCCTGCGATGCCTTTCATAATGCTTGTGAAATGGGGAATAAAAATGCCTGTAGAATGGTTGTTTCCAAATGTTTGAGAGAAAGCCAGTCTCAATAATTCTGTTTATTTATATTGCAGTAGTAACAAGTGAGTTAGAATTCAACGATTATGCCGAGAGAAGGCAAGATATTACCTGATGTTTCCAGGTCCAGTTGCTTCAGTACATAACGGCCCGGATTGTTCGGTTCAACCAAAGGCTCTCCTTCCTCATTTGTTTTTCTTATGAATACAGGCGGCTCATCAGCAGTAAAATCATATACATTTTGCACATCAAAGTACAACATCAGCGACCAGTTATCAAAGAAGTACTGCTTGTCAACTCTTAGATCAAGCTGATGAAAAGGGTTTAACCTTTTGGAATTTAGCCGGTCGTAGTCTGGGTATGCTCTGCCTCTGGCATCCCATGCGGCTATCTGAGCAGATTTTTGCCGGTCGAGAGGAGTGTAGGGTGAGCCTCCCACAAATCTCCATTTCATCCCGAGTTGCCAGTTATTCTTGAATTCCCGGGTTGCGGTCAGTTTAAGCAGATGCCTGTTATCCCATGAAGAAGGGATATAATTGCTGGTAACCTCAAGCTGGTTGTTGAGTTCTCTGAATTCACTTCTGACATAAGTATAGGAAAGGATCATATTGATATCGAAAAGATTCTGATGGCGAAAAAGCAATTCCAGTCCGTAGGCTCTGCCTTCTGCAACAGATTTAACTTCTTCATCACCATAAGAACCAAAATCATCTCCTTTATTGGCTATGGATATGGAATCGTCCAGCGAATAGGGATAATCGTTATAGTTTTTATAGAAGCCTTCAATACTTATTTTGGATTCATCATCGGGCAGGAATTGAATACCTCCCACCAGATGGTCTGCCGAAATATATTTCAATCCGTTTTGTTTGTTGATCAGATCACCCGCTTGGTTACTGAATCCAAGTGTGGTATAGGGTGGAAGCTGATAAAATCTGCCGGTGTTAAAGTTGAGCGACCATTCAGGCGCAAACTGGTAAGAAAGGGAAAATCTGGGGGATGCTTGATCAATCAGGTTGCTCATGCTTTCGGAATAGTTGTTGGCATCGGCCCGAATGCCTAAAGAAAGCGACAATTTTTCATTAAAATAACTCTTGCTGATCTGTCCGAAAAGATTCCACTGAAAAAAGTCCAGCGTACTGTTATAGTCAATGGTAAAGGGTTGGCCTCCTACAAAGGATTTTCTGAAAGTGTTGTTGGTATAGGATGCATATTCAAGGCCTAAACCGGCATTCATTCGGTAACCATTGGTGATTGTGGTATTTTCATACCGAAATTTTGTCTCGGCTTCATCCGAAGTATAATCCAGGCGTTTAAGAGAGTCCACTTCCTGATTGTTTTGATATTTATAAGATCTGTTTCTCAGATAGTTCCGGCTAAGTACCCAGGTGTCATTTCCGTTATCCCGATAGTGTTTGTAAACCGCTCCTATGGTATAGTTTCGCTGCGTGTTTACAGGAATATAGTCGAGGATATATTGCTGGGATTCGGTTTCGTTGGCATCTGTATTGAGATCAAAATCATCAATGGCTCCCAGTCCGATCAGCCTGAGCTCGTTTTTATCATTGAAGCGGGTTTTTGATTTGAACTGGAAATCATTGAAGGTAGGCAAAAACGGGAGTTCCAGGGCATCAAACAATAGTTGAAGATATGACCGCCGTGCCGAAAAAACAAAGGTGGTATTGTCACTGATCGGCCCGTCAAAGGTCAGGGAAGCTTCAGAAGCACCTATGGCACCCTGAACTTCAACATTATCTTTGTTTCCATTGATTTGCTTAAGCTCTAAAACCGAACTTAAGGCATTGCCCCGGTTGGATGGGAACGCTCCCGAGTAAAAATCTACTTCCCGGATAAAATCAACATTGATGATGCCCACGGGTCCTCCTGAAGCACCTTGGGTGGCGAAATGATTGATATTGGGGATTTCTACTTCATCCAGATAAAAACTGTTTTCACCGGGCCCTCCACCCCGAACAATGATATCATTTCTGAAGGAGACACTGGATGCAACTCCCGGGAAAGACTGTATTACCCTTGAAATATCTCTGTTCGCACCGGGACTTTTTTCGATCTGTTCTACACCAATACGACGCATTGAAACCGGACTTTCCTTATCCAAACGAAAGGGAGAGGCTGTAATCCTCACTTCTTCAATTTCTTCGCTCTTTTCACTGAGGGGTATCTCAATATAAGCGGGTCTGGCGTTGGTCACCATAAAAGATTCGGTAATATAGGTTTCATATCCTACAGAGGAGACTTTTAGCTCCACGTAGCCAGGTTCTATCCCAGTAAATTTGAATTCACCGTCAATATCGGAAGCCGTGCCGATATCGGTTTGCCGGATAATTATGTTGGCAAAGGGAACAGGCTCATTGTTTTTGGCATTGTAAATTTTTCCTTTGATCACTCCATTTCCCGATTGTGCAAAAGCATTTAATCCGATTCCGGTGAAAAATGATAATAGTCCCAATAATGCGATTCGGCGCATATTTCTTGTATATATTTTTATTGTATATTATACAAGGAGCTACTTACCTTTGTTTAAAAATCAGATATAAAAACATAAACAATCAGTTTGGTTATACCCACTTTCCATGAAAAAGGCTATCGGCTTATCATTCCTGCATAAAGACGTGATTCGGCAGGCATGTAATCGAAAATAAAAAGCGGGAAACACATGCTTGCTGTGCTTCCCGCTTACTTGAAAATTATACCTTATAAGTTGTTGTTATCGAAGGGACTGAGTTTTATTTTCTTTCTTTTTCTCTAATTCAGGTTCTTTCATCGTATATCTCATTCTTCTTTTAAGGGTCCACTCCTGATCATTGTTGTCCCAGCGGTATGTTAGCTCTTCCTTCAATTCGCCTTCTTCGTTGTATTCCAACTTTACTTGTCTTCTATTATTCCATTCTTTTGCAGCATAATCATAGTGCTGAAGTATTTCGCTCGATTTTTTTCTCTTTTCATAATCTATCAGATATCGTATTCCGTTGATATAGTCTTCAAGGCTTTCGTTCCAGGTAGCCCTGCTTTCCATTGTCTTTTGACCTCTATAATTGTGTTTCATTTCATACCTGCCCTTCTTTTGCCATTCCCGGGCGCTTCTGTTCCAGCCTTCAACAAGGGCAGCATGGGGATATCTTGATCCGTCATACTGAAAGAGATATCTTTGATGGTTGTACCAGCGATCCGCTTCGGGTTCATAAGCCTTGATTACAATATTGCTTCTTTCCCCCATTCTGTTGTAATCCATTAAATAGCGGGTAATATTGACCCATCGGCCAACTGCTTTTTTCCATTCCTGGTAAAGCACTTCACTCTTATTCCCCCGGTTATCATAAGTCAGGGTTCTAAGCTGCAGGTTAACCCAGTCGTTTCTTGTCGTATCCCATTCCTGTTCAAGAATTTCAACTGGTTTCTCGCTCTCGTTATAGCTTTGTATTGTTCTTTGATGGTTGACGAATTCATAATCCGCGGGATTCCATCTTTGATTCAGCTCAGCAAGCAGGCTTTGGTTCTGTTTGAAAAATTTCAAATTTCTTCCGTAAAGATCCCATCTGCTGGAATCCTGATTCCATTCCCACGTGTATGAAGTATCAATATTTTCCATTCCTACCCGCTGGATAAGAGAGTCTCTTCTATATATCTCTTCTTCAATTTCTTCCTGGGCTGCAGCGGGGTTAAGCCCTAATGTAAGGATAACAATAGCCGTTACGGCTCCCACTCCATATTTTAAGATTTGATTGTATTTTATCATAATAATCCTCTTTTTTTTAACTTATTAATCTCTGGTTTTCGTTTGTTTAACGATTATAATCTTTACCTTATTACAACAAAAGACCAAATTTGTTTATTGAGTTTACTTCATTCCTATTGATTCCAGAAATGCATCGTAACCGGGCTCTCTGCCCAGGAATTCTCTGACTATCCTGGATTCCTCTCTTGAAGCACCTCTTTCAAGTACTTCTTTTTTGAGCTTCTCACCCAACCGGGCGTTAAAATTCCCGCTTTTCCTGAATAGTGAGAACATGTCTTCAGCATACACCTTAGCCCACATGTAACCATAGTAACCTGCCGCATAACCGTATAGATGGCCGAAACCGGCCTCAAAATGTGTATCTTCCATATAATCAAACAAAGTGATGTTGTTTTGTAACTCTTTTACTACTTCAGTAGTACTTCTGAAGTCATTATCGGGATCATAGCGATCGTGAAAGGTCATATCCAGCATTGCATAAAATATTTGCTGGAGGACAAAGAGGCCAGAATCCACATTTTTTGTATCCAACATTTTCTGATGCAATGCTTTAGGTAACTTTTCTCCTGTTTGATCATGCTGTGCAAATTTATTCAGGGATTCATATTCCCATGCCCAGTGTTCAAACAGTTGAGAGGGTACTTCAACGAAATCTCTTTTTGTACTTGTCCCTGATTGTGCGGATAAGGGAGCTTTTGTCAGTAAATCGTGCATCAGATGCCCAAATTCATGAAAAAGGGTTACCACATCGGAATGCGGCAGCAATGCAGGCGATTCTTTCGTGGGGCGTGGAAAGTTGGTTACCAGGGTGGCTGTGGGCTTCTGGTATCCTTTTTCTGTTTCTTTGCCCGGAATGATAGTGAAACACGCGGCATGATTGAATTTATTATCACGGGGGAAAAGATCCATGTAGAACCTTCCCCTTAGTTGACCTTCCGAATATACTTCAAATAATCTGACGTCTTCATGCCATACAGAGGGATTTTCAACTTCCTTGAATTCCAGACCGAAGAGCTTACCGGCTACTTCAAACAGCCCCCTGATCACCCGGTCTAGCTCAAAATAACGCTTGACTTGTTCATCATCGAGTTGATAATCCTCCCGTAATAATAATGTTTTGTAGTATGTAGCCTCCCAGGGTTCTATTTTCTGCGGATTTCCTTCAGTTTTTTGTTTCTTTTTGTCCAGCAGTTTCTCATAATCCTCCCTGGCTTTTTCATATACCTTATCCCGGAGGGTCTGTTCAAAGTCCCAGACTGCTGAAGGGTTTTCAGCCATTCTATTTTCCAGTATATAGGCGGCGTAAGACCCATAACCCAGTAAGCGTGAAAGCTTTTTTCTTTTTTTTAGAAGGTTAATCAGCACTTCCAGATTCTTGTCCGAAGCAATATTCTTGAATCTTCTGGATAGTTCCTTTCTTGCCCTGTCAGATTCGGAATATTTCATGAATGGAAAGTAGGAGGGATAGGTGAGATCAATTTTATAGTTGCCATCTTCGGTTTTTCGGGCTTGCTTGTAGTCTTCGGG
Coding sequences within:
- a CDS encoding DUF3078 domain-containing protein, translating into MNTRHLFLLVIFTIFSVLAQAQENDEDTVKNWKIGGTGSLTFSQVSFQNWAAGGENSYSLNGFVSMNANYKRDRLSWENSLDMGYGIVRQSALGVRKSDDKLEVMSKYGYKTSSNWYYSGSFNFKTQFDKGYKYNEEEGTKQQIADFMAPAYTLLSIGMDYKPSDAFSLMISPVTGKTTFVLDDSLSSRGAFGVKEGKKIRNEFGGFFKITYNQDIWENVTLNTKLDLFSNYLKAPQNVDVNWQVLISMKVNEYLSANLNTTLIYDDDINYVNEEGVVMGPRTQFKEVFGAGLSYKF
- a CDS encoding TonB-dependent receptor, which produces MRRIALLGLLSFFTGIGLNAFAQSGNGVIKGKIYNAKNNEPVPFANIIIRQTDIGTASDIDGEFKFTGIEPGYVELKVSSVGYETYITESFMVTNARPAYIEIPLSEKSEEIEEVRITASPFRLDKESPVSMRRIGVEQIEKSPGANRDISRVIQSFPGVASSVSFRNDIIVRGGGPGENSFYLDEVEIPNINHFATQGASGGPVGIINVDFIREVDFYSGAFPSNRGNALSSVLELKQINGNKDNVEVQGAIGASEASLTFDGPISDNTTFVFSARRSYLQLLFDALELPFLPTFNDFQFKSKTRFNDKNELRLIGLGAIDDFDLNTDANETESQQYILDYIPVNTQRNYTIGAVYKHYRDNGNDTWVLSRNYLRNRSYKYQNNQEVDSLKRLDYTSDEAETKFRYENTTITNGYRMNAGLGLEYASYTNNTFRKSFVGGQPFTIDYNSTLDFFQWNLFGQISKSYFNEKLSLSLGIRADANNYSESMSNLIDQASPRFSLSYQFAPEWSLNFNTGRFYQLPPYTTLGFSNQAGDLINKQNGLKYISADHLVGGIQFLPDDESKISIEGFYKNYNDYPYSLDDSISIANKGDDFGSYGDEEVKSVAEGRAYGLELLFRHQNLFDINMILSYTYVRSEFRELNNQLEVTSNYIPSSWDNRHLLKLTATREFKNNWQLGMKWRFVGGSPYTPLDRQKSAQIAAWDARGRAYPDYDRLNSKRLNPFHQLDLRVDKQYFFDNWSLMLYFDVQNVYDFTADEPPVFIRKTNEEGEPLVEPNNPGRYVLKQLDLETSGNILPSLGIIVEF
- a CDS encoding tetratricopeptide repeat protein, with amino-acid sequence MDWNRVRYIAICFFIGLFSLSYHAYSQNANAIDSLIEMGDDMVDMEDYKAAEDKYDQALDINENYVLALKAKIRVLLLREKYNRARRLAENSLETHKDQPAFYLYLGEASIGRERYEEAMDHLNDALEIVDDTDSKLLNRIYVNLGAAYQKQNNFEEALNHYSKALDIDQTNPNVFLYRGNLYYKREAYEDALADFKKVLELDPNNHLAQYNLGMCYFRQGDKLNACDAFHNACEMGNKNACRMVVSKCLRESQSQ
- a CDS encoding Zn-dependent oligopeptidase; this encodes MKTNVLFPEFNESIDFNNLTAGQIKEAKDETISYVEKIIREITDDKKEQRTYHNTLRRFDDLINELERVHSSIFLMAYVHPGAEIREESLNSIKELSRLENRIKMDVELYQAIKDYSQTEEATRLEEAAKKFLDDTIRDFEQNGLGLPEEKRTEIKKIQDEISELGIQFESNITAYQDSLIVGEKEMEGLPEDYKQARKTEDGNYKIDLTYPSYFPFMKYSESDRARKELSRRFKNIASDKNLEVLINLLKKRKKLSRLLGYGSYAAYILENRMAENPSAVWDFEQTLRDKVYEKAREDYEKLLDKKKQKTEGNPQKIEPWEATYYKTLLLREDYQLDDEQVKRYFELDRVIRGLFEVAGKLFGLEFKEVENPSVWHEDVRLFEVYSEGQLRGRFYMDLFPRDNKFNHAACFTIIPGKETEKGYQKPTATLVTNFPRPTKESPALLPHSDVVTLFHEFGHLMHDLLTKAPLSAQSGTSTKRDFVEVPSQLFEHWAWEYESLNKFAQHDQTGEKLPKALHQKMLDTKNVDSGLFVLQQIFYAMLDMTFHDRYDPDNDFRSTTEVVKELQNNITLFDYMEDTHFEAGFGHLYGYAAGYYGYMWAKVYAEDMFSLFRKSGNFNARLGEKLKKEVLERGASREESRIVREFLGREPGYDAFLESIGMK
- the recR gene encoding recombination mediator RecR; the encoded protein is MELENFSSKLLKEAVDEFAKLPGIGRKTALRLVLHLLNREKEEVNQFGNTIIKLRSEIKRCKSCNVISDNELCPICSDSNRDHSLVCVVENSRDVMAIESTHQYQGIYHVLGGIISPMDGIGPGDLNIENLHNKIEDKTVQEIVLALSTTMEGDTTNFFLYKRFRDYPVKITTIARGISVGNDLEFADELTLGKSIVNRTLFENTLSSQ
- a CDS encoding DUF2007 domain-containing protein, producing MEKWVTILTFKHSTEAHLIKTKLESQGIRVFLKNEYTAQLVPHASEPASPIKMRILENDVDEAVKILKEGGHLSVEKEEPPRSALIRSIDVVTGTIPGFRNQPLKLRVILAVAIVLVILVVIYSLLALPASV
- a CDS encoding sodium:solute symporter, with product MHPTTVLTIIIGYFALLLVISYITSKNATNLTFFLGNRQSPWYIVAFGMISATLSGVTFISVPGYVMESSFSYMQIVLGYLLGYFTIANVLMPLYYRLNLTSIYTYLETRFGKSSYKAGASFFMLSRTIGAAFRLFIIANVLQITLFNQWNIPFEATVVITILLIWLYTFKGGIRTIIWTDSLQTLFMLTAVGITVYMITQELNMNFSDMVHTISDSTYSRIFFIENWNNEYHFIKQFLSGAFIAITMTGLDQDMMQKNLSCRNIKEAKKNMYWFSIALIPVNLMFMSLGALLIIYAKREGIPLPDQSDDLFPIIATQGYLTPAVGIFFLIGIVAAAYSSADSALTALTTSFTVDILNTKGMKEKPLKRLRKKVHVGMSIALVIIILIFNAINDRAVISALFTVAGYTYGPLLGLYTFGLFTKYKVRDKWVPVVAVLSPIICGILSYNSETLFNGYQFGFEILIVNGFFTLLGLFLLRKKGDSDKKQDEKSD